In Sorghum bicolor cultivar BTx623 chromosome 8, Sorghum_bicolor_NCBIv3, whole genome shotgun sequence, one genomic interval encodes:
- the LOC8071456 gene encoding wall-associated receptor kinase 4 isoform X2, which yields MDLPEKKLTDFIKGSEKAKWIPVNNHNVNNFTEDEIKRITNNYSTPIGQGGFGQVYRGSLDDGTTVAVKKYICQNVKDGFAKELIVHCQINHKNVVRLLGYCSEDDALMIVTEYVPGGNLKDLLHGSDAPISLDARLCIAIECADALGYMHSSMYQPMIHGDIKPDNILLDNNLGAKLSDFGLSRLLSMHQSQYTKNVIGSRGYMDPEYLETGLLDPKSDVYSFGIVLLELITRAKASENGFGTRLKRNFTDALGKGKQEARKMFDNKIANERDIEILDEIGNLAAQCFTKDIMERPEMKEVLVSLHMLRRSLRSGKAQEKIGQHQSSGTQAITQKVDNHGSSIPRSSSNSSVTYKFSNLDIFNRKSRMSKSFGGSILEAVGITIFTLKELERITRGYSHCISKDHTGFVYKGCIKNQDVAVKRLLLFWDITFEKNGFVDTMSFAFKVRHKNIISLVGCCLEMERPLLVYEFPPSKSLHEVLHCYNGTLSLDLRLRIAIGSAEALAYLCSFQKFHGNVTSTCIMLDHDLLPKVDIICGPLISHSIGLKFDTILAYLDPVYLKTGCLTSKTDVYSFGIVLLELITRKQPRHSPLIEYIGACGDENGSWIAMVDAEIIVVEGNLLILEEMGKLAVQCFREDADERPEMVEVVRRLENLRYRLQDATALSCR from the coding sequence GGTTCTCTTGATGATGGTACTACTGTTGCAGTAAAGAAATACATCTGCCAGAATGTGAAAGATGGATTTGCTAAAGAGTTAATCGTCCATTGCCAAATCAACCACAAGAACGTAGTCAGGCTCTTGGGCTATTGTTCTGAGGATGATGCGTTAATGATTGTAACTGAGTATGTTCCTGGGGGAAATCTCAAAGATCTCCTTCATGGCAGTGATGCTCCCATTTCTCTGGATGCAAGGTTGTGTATTGCTATAGAATGTGCAGATGCTTTAGGATACATGCATTCATCCATGTACCAACCGATGATTCACGGTGATATCAAACCTGATAACATACTTCTCGACAATAATTTGGGTGCAAAATTGTCTGACTTTGGATTATCGAGGTTACTTTCCATGCACCAATCTCAATACACCAAGAATGTAATAGGCAGCAGAGGTTACATGGATCCAGAATATTTGGAGACTGGGCTCCTTGATCCAAAGAGTGATGTTTACAGTTTTGGGATTGTTCTCTTGGAACTAATTACCAGAGCCAAGGCAAGCGAAAATGGGTTTGGTACTCGCCTGAAAAGGAACTTCACTGATGCTCTTGGAAAAGGAAAGCAGGAGGCACGGAAGATGTTTGACAATAAGATAGCAAACGAGAGAGACATTGAGATTCTTGACGAAATCGGAAATCTGGCAGCACAGTGCTTCACAAAAGATATCATGGAACGCCCTGAAATGAAAGAGGTTCTGGTGAGCCTGCATATGCTTAGAAGATCCCTTCGCAGTGGGAAAGCTCAAGAAAAAATAGGTCAACACCAATCGTCGGGAACGCAGGCGATAACACAAAAGGTCGACAATCATGGCTCAAGTATTCCCAGATCCAGCTCCAACTCAAGTGTAACCTACAAGTTCAGCAACCTAGACATCTTCAATAGGAAATCACGCATGTCCAAGAGTTTTGGTGGTTCAATACTGGAAGCTGTTGGCATAACTATTTTCACCTTAAAAGAACTCGAAAGGATTACCCGCGGCTATTCGCATTGTATTTCCAAGGATCATACTGGTTTCGTCTACAAGGGATGTATCAAGAACCAAGATGTTGCAGTGAAGAGGTTGTTGTTATTTTGGGACATAACATTTGAGAAAAATGGTTTTGTTGACACCATGTCATTTGCATTTAAGGTTCGCCATAAGAATATCATCAGTCTAGTGGGCTGTTGCTTGGAGATGGAACGTCCTCTGTTGGTATACGAGTTTCCCCCCAGTAAGAGCCTGCACGAGGTTCTGCATTGTTATAATGGTACTCTCTCACTTGATCTACGCCTACGTATTGCAATTGGATCCGCAGAGGCATTGGCGTATTTGTGCTCCTTCCAAAAGTTCCATGGCAATGTCACATCTACATGTATAATGCTAGATCACGATCTTCTGCCAAAGGTTGATATTATTTGTGGACCCCTGATAAGCCACAGTATAGGTTTGAAATTCGATACCATATTAGCATACCTTGACCCAGTTTACTTGAAGACTGGGTGCTTAACATCAAAGACTGATGTTTACTCTTTCGGAATTGTGCTCTTGGAACTAATCACCAGAAAGCAGCCAAGACACAGCCCCCTGATTGAATATATTGGAGCTTGCGGGGATGAAAATGGGAGTTGGATAGCCATGGTTGACGCGGAGATTATTGTAGTCGAAGGGAACTTGCTTATCCTGGAAGAGATGGGCAAGTTGGCAGTGCAGTGTTTCAGGGAAGATGCAGACGAACGACCAGAAATGGTGGAGGTGGTGCGACGCCTTGAGAACCTAAGATACAGGCTGCAGGACGCCACGGCCCTCTCATGCCGATGA